The proteins below come from a single Deltaproteobacteria bacterium genomic window:
- a CDS encoding zinc ribbon domain-containing protein, producing MQCRQCRAENDDGLRFCESCGTKLAHVCASCGHELKPEARFCGGCGAAATASGAGATHASPSAARSGAGDDGRARQVPSPLATNNLTTNNLSRSPRHRLAAVDWLLLGTLLPVCMFGVVMTVVHGVRGDFVIAPFYASSAPDAQSYPVVRRVLSSPSAEASPLAVGDRLLRLDGSDLRGVSFAGLILRWSQAAQASARSLLLTIERDSTRSDVRVLLVPGYSTSLSRWWTPLPFTVGIAGTALLLLLRATHRHLARRWYVSSLLLAFCFTPYFLAPVAPRAGITLFVLVIPLACGLTLWNLNEFLPGLRLWGRGQRAVAWALALLLSASTAAALWLPDGGPAAIFKGKGGLIQTAFIIAFLVAITRVYQRADPLGRRQIKWVIYGFYVGLLPLSLAFALVPLGVALEGVSVLFAVATIALVACPLGILLAIAFYQFLDIDRLFSATLSYSVLAILGLALVLGVMPTASQAASDALGLAPAYGQMLFAFALAAIVVPAHRVVRPRIDRLLFPQRVALEQGFEHLLMAISGCADMQELTRVVGERLDALLEPAAAVVYARAGDVFTPLAVRGRTAPPAFAAQSTLITTLQERTTPLAAERWTARRSTSLTPFERAAIETLEVAVLVPFRRGADLIAFVCLGPKRSGDIYTPTDLAWLGAAAGKVSDRLLALDATAVAEQARAMQAALRRYVPGAVAARLASGQDIEAGEREVTVLFVDIRGYTGFSEARQAEEIFHTVNRYTEMVSQVVRARGGSVVEFHGDGLLAVFGAPDEMAMKERAAVQVGCEIIAGIAAMAALGASSQPPLSVGVGIGTGPAFVGNIQSSDRFIWTVIGDTVNLAARLQSMTRELNAAVAIDDTTYRRAGREVCVKFVRHAELAIRGRAQIETVYALPL from the coding sequence ATGCAGTGTCGACAGTGCCGCGCGGAGAATGACGACGGCCTCCGCTTCTGCGAGTCGTGCGGCACGAAGCTGGCCCACGTGTGTGCGAGCTGTGGTCACGAGCTGAAGCCGGAGGCGCGCTTCTGCGGCGGCTGCGGGGCGGCGGCGACGGCGTCCGGTGCAGGGGCGACGCATGCGTCGCCCTCCGCTGCGCGAAGTGGTGCGGGTGATGACGGACGGGCGAGGCAGGTCCCTTCGCCCCTAGCAACCAACAACCTAACAACTAACAACCTCTCCCGATCGCCCCGGCATCGACTGGCGGCAGTCGACTGGCTGCTGCTCGGCACGCTGCTGCCCGTCTGCATGTTCGGCGTCGTCATGACCGTGGTCCACGGCGTCCGCGGCGACTTCGTGATCGCCCCGTTCTATGCGTCGTCGGCGCCAGACGCGCAGTCGTATCCGGTGGTGAGACGAGTTCTGTCGTCGCCGAGTGCGGAGGCGAGCCCGCTCGCAGTGGGCGACCGTCTGCTGCGCCTGGACGGAAGCGACCTGCGCGGCGTGTCGTTCGCCGGATTGATACTGCGCTGGTCGCAAGCGGCGCAGGCCAGTGCACGCTCGCTGCTGCTGACGATCGAACGCGACAGCACGCGCTCCGACGTCCGCGTGCTTCTCGTTCCCGGGTATAGCACGTCGCTGAGTCGTTGGTGGACGCCGCTCCCGTTCACCGTCGGCATCGCTGGCACCGCGCTGCTGCTGCTCCTGCGCGCCACCCACCGGCACCTCGCGCGACGTTGGTACGTGTCGAGCCTGCTTCTGGCGTTCTGCTTCACGCCCTACTTTTTGGCCCCGGTCGCACCCCGGGCCGGAATAACACTTTTCGTGCTGGTTATCCCGCTGGCCTGCGGGCTCACACTCTGGAACCTCAACGAGTTCCTCCCGGGCCTCCGGCTGTGGGGTCGCGGACAGCGAGCGGTGGCCTGGGCACTCGCGCTCCTGCTCTCGGCGTCAACCGCGGCCGCTCTTTGGTTGCCGGATGGGGGACCGGCAGCGATATTCAAGGGGAAGGGTGGGCTCATACAGACTGCCTTCATCATCGCCTTCCTCGTGGCGATCACGCGCGTGTACCAACGCGCGGACCCGCTCGGGCGCCGGCAGATCAAGTGGGTGATCTACGGCTTCTACGTGGGACTGCTGCCGTTGAGCCTCGCCTTCGCCCTCGTTCCATTGGGCGTCGCCCTCGAGGGGGTCAGCGTGCTCTTTGCTGTTGCAACGATTGCCTTGGTGGCGTGCCCGCTCGGTATCCTTCTCGCAATTGCCTTCTACCAGTTCCTCGACATCGACCGGCTGTTCAGTGCGACGCTCTCGTACAGCGTGCTGGCGATCCTCGGCCTGGCCCTCGTGCTCGGCGTGATGCCGACCGCCTCGCAGGCCGCCAGCGACGCCCTCGGACTCGCCCCGGCCTACGGGCAGATGCTCTTCGCGTTCGCCCTCGCGGCGATCGTCGTGCCGGCGCACCGAGTCGTGCGGCCGCGCATCGACCGACTTCTCTTCCCGCAGCGCGTCGCCCTCGAACAGGGCTTCGAGCACCTGCTCATGGCGATTTCGGGCTGCGCCGACATGCAGGAGCTGACGCGCGTGGTGGGCGAGCGCCTCGATGCGCTGCTCGAGCCGGCGGCCGCTGTCGTCTACGCCCGGGCTGGTGACGTGTTCACGCCGCTGGCGGTGCGCGGGCGCACGGCGCCGCCCGCCTTCGCCGCGCAGAGCACGCTGATCACGACGCTCCAAGAGCGCACAACGCCGTTGGCCGCCGAGCGCTGGACGGCGCGCCGGTCGACCTCCCTCACGCCCTTCGAGCGCGCCGCGATCGAGACCCTCGAGGTCGCGGTGTTGGTGCCGTTTCGCCGCGGCGCTGATCTCATCGCCTTTGTGTGTCTCGGACCGAAGCGCTCCGGCGACATCTACACGCCGACCGACCTCGCCTGGCTCGGCGCCGCCGCGGGCAAGGTCTCCGACCGCCTGCTCGCGCTCGACGCCACCGCCGTGGCGGAGCAGGCGCGTGCCATGCAGGCGGCGCTGCGCCGCTACGTGCCCGGGGCGGTCGCCGCGCGCCTGGCCAGCGGCCAGGACATCGAGGCCGGCGAGCGCGAGGTGACGGTACTGTTCGTGGACATCCGCGGCTATACGGGCTTCTCCGAAGCGCGTCAGGCGGAGGAGATCTTCCACACCGTCAACCGCTACACCGAGATGGTGTCGCAGGTGGTACGGGCGCGCGGTGGCAGCGTCGTCGAGTTCCACGGCGACGGGCTGCTGGCGGTCTTCGGCGCTCCCGATGAGATGGCGATGAAAGAGCGCGCCGCGGTGCAGGTCGGCTGCGAGATCATCGCAGGGATCGCAGCGATGGCCGCGCTGGGCGCGAGCAGTCAGCCGCCGCTCTCGGTGGGTGTAGGCATCGGCACCGGGCCGGCGTTTGTCGGCAACATCCAGTCGTCGGATCGGTTCATCTGGACGGTGATCGGCGACACCGTCAATCTCGCCGCGCGCCTGCAGAGCATGACGCGCGAGCTCAATGCTGCCGTCGCCATTGACGACACAACGTATCGCCGCGCCGGCCGGGAGGTGTGCGTCAAGTTCGTGCGCCACGCGGAACTCGCCATTCGCGGCCGTGCGCAGATCGAGACGGTGTACGCGTTGCCGCTGTGA